In the genome of Pogona vitticeps strain Pit_001003342236 chromosome 13, PviZW2.1, whole genome shotgun sequence, one region contains:
- the KLHL10 gene encoding kelch-like protein 10 has product MMKLIIEYAYTRTVPITVDNVERLLVAADQFNVMGIVRACSDFMKCQLCLENCIGICKFTEYYYCSDLRQAAYMFILHNFEEMVKASSEFLELSVNEFKDIIEKDELNVKQEDAVFEAILKWIGHDPPNRRQHMAVLLPKVRLALMHAEYFMNNVKMHDYVKDSEECKPIIIDALKAMYDLNMNGPSSSDFTNPLTRPRLPYAILFAIGGWSGGSPTNAIETYDARADRWVNVTCQQESPRAYHGAAYLKGYVYIIGGFDSVDYFNSVKRFEPVKKTWHQVAPMHSRRCYVSVTVLDHFIYAMGGFDGYVRLNTAERYEPETNQWTLIAPMHEQRSDASATTLYGKVYICGGFNGNECLFTAEVYDAKVDQWSLIAPMRSRRSGIGVIAYGEHVYAVGGFDGANRLRSAEAYNPVANTWRTIPTMFNPRSNFGIEVVDDLLFVVGGFNGFTTTFNVECYDEKTDEWYDAHDMSIYRSALSCCVVPGLPNVGEYAARRDNYVGSSQRDEVKYSSSTSTLPV; this is encoded by the exons ATGATGAAGCTCATTATTGAATATGCCTACACAAGGACAGTGCCTATTACGGTAGACAACGTGGAGCGACTTCTCGTGGCGGCCGACCAGTTTAACGTGATGGGCATCGTCCGGGCTTGTTCCGACTTCATGAAATGCCAGCTGTGCCTGGAGAACTGCATCGGGATCTGCAAATTCACGGAGTATTACTACTGCTCCGATCTGCGGCAGGCCGCCTACATGTTCATCCTGCATAACTTCGAGGAGATGGTGAAGGCGTCTTCCGAATTCCTGGAGCTCTCGGTCAATGAGTTTAAAGACATCATTGAGAAGGACGAACTCAACGTGAAGCAGGAAGACGCGGTCTTCGAGGCCATCCTCAAGTGGATTGGCCACGATCCTCCAAACCGAAGGCAGCATATGGCCGTGCTGCTCCCTAAG GTCCGCCTGGCCTTGATGCATGCAGAATATTTTATGAACAATGTCAAAATGCATGACTACGTGAAGGACAGCGAGGAGTGCAAGCCCATCATCATTGATGCCCTCAAAGCCATGTATGACCTGAACATGAACGGCCCGTCAAGTTCCGACTTCACCAACCCGCTGACGAGACCCCGCCTGCCCTACGCCATTCTGTTCGCCATCGGTGGCTGGAGCGGAGGGAGCCCGACAAACGCCATCGAAACGTACGATGCCCGCGCGGACCGCTGGGTGAACGTCACGTGCCAGCAGGAGAGCCCGCGGGCCTACCACGGAGCCGCCTACTTGAAGGGCTACGTCTACATCATCGGGGGGTTTGACAGTGTGGACTACTTCAACAGTGTCAAGCGGTTCGAGCCCGTCAAAAAGACGTGGCACCAGGTGGCGCCCATGCACTCGAGGCGCTGCTACGTGAGCGTCACGGTCCTCGATCACTTCATCTACGCCATGGGTGGCTTCGATGGCTACGTGCGTCTCAACACGGCAGAAAGATACGAGCCGGAGACCAACCAGTGGACCTTGATAGCCCCTATGCACGAACAACGGAGCGATGCAAGCGCCACGACTCTGTATGGAAAG GTCTACATCTGTGGTGGGTTCAATGGGAATGAGTGCCTCTTCACCGCCGAAGTGTACGATGCCAAGGTCGACCAGTGGAGCCTGATCGCGCCCATGAGGAGCAGGCGAAGCGGCATCGGCGTCATCGCTTACGGAGAACACGTCTATGCA GTGGGTGGATTTGACGGTGCTAACCGCCTCCGGAGCGCAGAAGCGTATAACCCGGTGGCCAACACCTGGCGGACGATCCCGACCATGTTCAACCCTCGGAGCAATTTCGGCATCGAAGTGGTGGACGACCTGCTCTTCGTGGTGGGCGGCTTCAACGGCTTCACCACGACCTTCAACGTCGAGTGTTACGACGAGAAGACGGACGAGTGGTACGACGCCCACGACATGAGCATCTACCGCAGTGCCCTGAGCTGCTGCGTGGTGCCCGGGCTGCCCAACGTCGGAGAGTACGCCGCCCGACGAGACAACTACGTGGGCTCCTCTCAGAGGGATGAGGTCAAATACTCCTCCTCCACCAGCACGCTCCCTGTGTGA